The sequence GTTAGTGCCTCGTATTTTTCGCCGTATTCGAGCAATTTGAGAGCCTTTGCATAGCGGCCGTAGCCGGCCATCATTTCGTCGGAGCCTTCGCCGGTGAGCACTACCTTTACATGCTGCTGGGCGAGCTTTGACACAAAATACAGCGGGACGCTGGCGACAAAACCGATAGGCTCGTCTTCATGCCAGACGAGCTTTGGCAATGCCTCAAAGAATTCGTCCGGCGTGATCGTGATCTCGTGGTGGTCGGTGCCGAACGTGGTTGCGACGAGCCGGGCGTATTCGAGTTCATTGGCCTCACGTTCAGCAAAACCTACGGAGAAGGTCTTGATAGGCTCGTCAACCATTCGCGACATCATCGCGGCAATAGCGGACGAATCGATGCCGCCCGAGAGGAACATTCCCAACGGCACGTCGGCCATCAGGCGGAGACGGACAGATTCTTCAAAGAGGTCACGCCATTGCTCGACATATTCAGCGTCACTGCGGACCTCATTTTTAGGCTCGAATTCGAGGTCCCAATACTCGCGGATGTTGAGCTTGCCGTCTTTCCAGACCATCGTATGGCCGGGCAGCAGGCGTTTTACGCCGCTAAAGAGCGTTTCGTCGCCGCTCGTTCCGTGATTGCCAAACTGGTCGGGCAGGGCGTTGAAATTGACCTCCGGCTTTACGGCCCCGACTTCAAGCAGGGCCTTGATCTCGGATGCGAAATACAACGAGCCATCGTCCGCGTGAACGTAATAGAGCGGCTTGACGCCAAAGCGGTCGCGGGCGATGAACAACTCTCTCTTCGCCTTGTCCCAAACGGCGAACGCGAACATCCCGCGAAGGTGTTCGACGCAGTCACGCCCGTATTCCTGGTAGAGATGCAGGATCGTTTCGGTGTCGCAGTGCGTCGTGAATGTGTGCCCGCGAGCGATCAGGCCGGGACGGCTTTCGGCATGGTTGTAGATCTCGCCGTTATAGACGATAACCTGGCCGCCGCTCATTAGCGGCTGGGCTCCGTGGGCTACGTCCACTATCGCAAGACGCCGCATGGCGAGGCCGATATTGTCGTCGACGAAAACGCCGCCGTCGTCCGGGCCGCGATGATATAGTATGTCGCGCATCGCGACGAGCGAGCGTTCTCTGACCTTTCGTCCGGATTCTTGGGAGAATGCGATGCCGTTGATGCCGCACATAGACACGTGGGCGCCGACGCGAGGGCGGCGCGATCAGGTAAGGAAACTCGTAATCGAAGCAATTTTGTAGATTTTTATTGCCTTTGCGCGTTTATTTTTGGCGAGAATGCCGGTATCAGAAGCGATCCAGATGAATGTTGTTCGAGTGCGAGAAAAAGGTTCTCGAAAGGGCCGCAGGCTTAACGTGAGCCGCTGGCTGGTGATACCGATAGTCGCACTGGCTGCCGTCGCGGCATCCGCATGGTATGACTGGTACGATGGCCGTCTTGGCATCATTGGCCCACAACCCGTGATCGAGTCGAGTCCTGAGGGTGGCCGCATCATTCGTGTTCCGCCGGGCGGCAACATTCAGGCAGCCCTTAATGCTGCCCAAAGCGGCGACATCGTCGAGCTGCAGGCGGGCGCGGTTTACAGCGGAACGATAAACCTGCCAAACAAACCTTTGACCGACTTTGTCACGATCCGTTCGTCTGCCGCGGCTGATCTGCCGGCCGAAAAGCGCGTTAGTCCCGCCCAGCGATCGTCGATGGCGACAATTACCTCAGGGATATTTGGCCGCCCTGCCGTTCAGGCCACGAACGGAGCACATCATTATCGCTTCATAGGCATTGAGTTTGCCGCGAGCGGTCGGCTTTTCAACTATGGCGTCGTTGTGTTCGGCGGCAAGGAAACAGGGCCTGAGAATGTGCCACACACATTAGAGGTCGACCGGAGCTATGTTCATGCGACCGGCCCGACGGTCTCGCGTCGCGGTATCGCGCTCAATAGCGCGAACACGACGATCAAGAATAGTTATATTGAGGGATTCGCATTTCGCAGCGAAGAGACGCAGGGTATCTGCGGATGGTCGGGAACCCGTAACGTCAAGATCATCAACAATTACGTTGAGGGCGGCGCTGAGAATATCCTGTTTGGCGGGGCCGATCCGGCAAACGGAGAACTGATTCCGACGGACATCGAGATATCAGGCAATCATCTAAACAAACCGCGAGCCTGGTTCAAAACGGCAACGGTCAAGACACTTTTCGAGTTGAAGAATGCGAGACGTGTAGCTTTTACGGGTAACTATCTCGAACACAACTGGGAGGGCTCTGCCTTTCGCATCACGGTGCGCAACCAGGATGGCGGAGCGCCGTTCTCGACGATCGAGGATGTGGTTATCCGCGATAATATCATCGACGGGGCCGGCGAGGGCGTCAACGTGCTCGGTCGTGATGATACGCAACCGAGCCAGATAGCGAAGCGGATAAGCATCCTAAACAACCTATTCCTGAACATCGGCGGCCCACCATACGCGGGCTCCGGCTATTTTTTGCAGATCTCCGGCGGGGAAGATGTAACGGTGGCGAATAACACCGCTCTGAATGAGGGCAACACCGTCACCTTTTATGGCGATCAGCCACAGAGGCTGGTTATCCGCGACAATATTATCTGCCACGGCAACTATGGTGTTCACGGGTTGGCTGATCTGCGTTCGCCGGATGCGCGACGGTTCTTTGTAAACAACATCATCATCAACAACAAGCGTGTTAACCGTGACGACGCGGCCATTCCTCCCGACAGCATCTGGCTGCCGGACATTGCGGCGGTTGGATTCGATAGTCCGGGCGAGCGGAGATTTGGCCTCTCCGCAGGCAGTCGCTTTAGCGACAAAGCGACCGATGGAGGGAGTATCGGCTGCAGGGTCGGTTCATTGCCAAGTGACTCCGTCAGATCTGGTGTAGAATCAACCCCGTGAACGGACTCATCTCCTCTTCCATCCTCAGGTTTCTTGAGCATCGAGCCGCGATCCCCAATCCTGACTGGAGCCTATTGCCCGGCGAACTGCATAACGTCAGCGTTCGCTGGCCGACCAAATATGAGTGGGATGCGGCCTCTGACTGGGTCGAGTTACTAAAGGTCGGTTTCAGGCGTTACGCAACAGTTGAACTCGTCGATGATATTGACCAGCCTTACAAGGGAACTGTCGTCATCGAGATCGTGATGTCCGGCAGACGTCGCAAGGTTGCTATCGGCTACTCGGATTATCTTCCGATCGATGAGGACTGCGCGGGCAAATGCGACCTCTATTTTAAGATGCAGTATGACGCAAAAGGCTATGCAGCATCGCATGTGGTACCGGGCGGCTACGTTGCTGATGGCAAGATGCTTTACCGTCGCCTTGGCAAGCTTCGCAAGCTCCGCGATCGACGTGAGTATCTCAACGATGTTACCGGGCGTTTTGGCTTGGCCTATGCCCGCGAGATCCGGGAAGGGGCTACGCAGCTGCTGGCTGCTCAGGACAGATTCGGGTTCGAGGGAGGAATGAATCCGATCGGTTATGCCGAATTCCTTGAGGAGATCGGTCGCTCCCGTATCTGCATAGATCTGCCGGGCCTGGGGCCGTTCTGCTTTCGGCTGGTCAACTATCTGGCGATCGGTTCATGTATTATCGCCTATCCGCATGCGGCCCTAATGCATGTGCCGCTTGTTGACCGCGAGCATATTATTTATTGCAAGCCGGATATGTCCGATCTCGTTGAGTTGTGTGAGTATTACCTGGACCACGATGACGAACGGGAGCAGATCGCCCGGAACGCCCGCGACTTCTTTGACCGATACCTGCACAAGGACAACCTCGTTAGATACTATCTGCGGACCTGCCTCGACCGGTTGCTCTAGCCGCGATCCGTTCGTAAAGGTCTACAACGGCGGCGATATTCGTTGTGTCGGCTTCGCCTTGCAGTTTCTGTCTTTGGCGAGACGTAAATATCTGGCCCACGGCAGCAGCCAGTTCCTGTCGTCCGCCGATCGGTATCAGTTTAACGTTCCCCGGTCGTGTGCCCGTGTCTGTTGCGATCACGGGTGTTCCGAGGAACAGGGCCTCGCGTATCGAGATAGCATCACCATCGAACAGCGTAGTTCTCAGCATGATGTCGGCGGCCTGCATCAGATGTAGTGATACCGAATGGCCAACATTGCCCGTGAGGAGAACTCTGTCGTCGAGCTGTCTCAAATCAATCGCCGCCTCAACGTCGCTGCGCAACGCTCCGTCGCCGACGATCACCAGTCGGGCATTTGGAAATTGGGCCGAGATGTCCTCCATGGCATCCAGAAGAAAGAGCGGCTGGTAATCGATCTCCAGTCCGCCAATCGCAACCAGCAGCGGCGAAGCGGATTCGCAGAATGCGAGTATATCGCCCGGCACTTTCACGCTCGCGTCAGGCGGCTGAAGCGAATAAGGGGGTATGACCGCTATGCGATCACTAGGAACGCCATATGCACGAAAAACATCCGCCAGGTCATTGCTGACCCCGATGACCTTATCGAACCGCCGAAAGATACGTCCGCGCAGAGAGCCGGGCGAGGCCGCTCTTGCTTCTTTACTCCTCGGATAGCCGCCCGAATGTAGCGTCAGCACACATTTACCCCTCGCCAGCAGCGTACATGCGAATGCAAGAGCAAGAACACGGCGTGTCACGTCGCCGCCGATATGAAGGTGGAGAATGTCGTACTCGAGCGACCTCAGCGCTCTGATCAGTGCGAGTGCCGAGCGAGGATGATGAACGTCCGGCTCGTAATCGACACGAGCACTCCGTGAGGTCGCCACGATCGAGCATCGGTGGCCGCGTTCGCGGAGCATATCGCGGATCGCGATGATATTACGCGTAATGCCGCCCTCTGGCGGCGGGTAGGGGCCGAGTTGAAGGATGTGCAGCGGCATCTAGCGGTCCAGTAGGGAATTATACAGGCCGAGCGTGTTGGCAAGCAGCGCACTTTCGGAAAAGGAGGCCATTACCCGGGCCTTTCCGGCCCTGCCCATTTGACGAGCACGGTCAGGATCCGACAGAAGTTCGAGAAGCTGCACCGCCAATTCGCTGTGATCGTTTGGAACAATGAGATAACCGGTCTCGCCGTCGATCACAGCCTCTGCCGCCCCACCTACATCTGTCGCCACGACTGGCCGTTCGGCGGCCATGTATTCCAGAAGCGAGTTTGACAGCCCTTCCGAATCTGAGGTCAGGACGCAAACGTCCGACGCAGCCAACAGGGCCGGGATATCGGTGCATCGACCAAGGAAGGTGACGTGTTGAGATATGCCGAGTTCGACGGCGAGCTGTTTGAGTTCGCCTTCAAGCCCGCCTTCGCCGGCGATGGCAAAGTGAACGTGTTCGGTCGCTTTCAGCGCCTGCTTCGCGGCACGCAGAAGCATGGGGACATTTTTTACAGTGTGGCGGAGATTCGCGACCAAGGTGACCAGCCGAATGTCGCTGCCGGGAAGGCCAAAGACTTGTCGTGCCCCTACCTGATCGACGTTGACGTCAAAACGAGAGACGTCCGTCCCGTTGTAGATGACGCTGACGTTCCTAAAACCGCGTTTCGCCAACATATCCCGGGCCGCCTTCGAATTGCTGACGATAGCGTGCGCCCGGCCGAAGGCGATGCCTTCGATGATATCCTGGGCACGAGTTCGCATACCGGTCTCACGTTTTGACGCGATCCGGACGGGCACGCCGGCGAGGGTGGCGGCCGCCATGCCGAAGATGTTCGAGTAGAAGTCGTGCGTATGAACGACGTCGATCTTCTGTTCCCTCAGATGTTTTGCACACCGTCCGACTTGCAGGAAGAAGTTGACGTCGTAGAAGGACCTCAGCCGAAACTCCGGGATATCTGAGATGCCCGCATCAGCCATGTCGAGAGAAAGGATGCCTTCACTATTCAGCGTGGCGGCGAAGACGTCGAAACTGCCTTCGCGTTTTAGCAGCTGTGATAAGGCGACCGCCTGACGCTCGGAGCCGCCTTGGTGAAAACTCCCGATAAACTGTAAGACTCGTCTCTTCACCGGAACGGTCAGATCGAACGGACAGAACGCCCCGCATCGGTCGTCATGTAAACGTCGGAACCAAGGCGTCGGCCTGATGCGTGATCCACGTCGCTGCTATCGACTACGGCGGTATCGCCAAAAACGAACAAGCTGCCGTCGATCGCGACGAACTCGTCGGGCAGCGTTTCACCATGGCTCAGCCGCGACCAAGAATACCTGAAGTCACTCTCGAACGCCGCCGTTTCTACTGTCTCGCCCGCGTCGTCGTTAAACAGCAGCGTATCAGAATAGCCGCAATGCTTGATCACAAATGCTCGTCCCGTCGGCGAATCGACTTCGATCACTTCGGGCACGCTGTGCTCGTCCGCGGGCAGGATGAACGTCCAGAATTCCTGTTTGCCCGCCCCTTGCGAGACGAACCTCATCAGCGGTGCGTTGACGCGGTTGCCGTGGTTCGTTGAGACCCAGCTTTCTTTTTGTTCCCATGTGCCATTGTCACCGAACGTTTGAATGCGGTGCCCGTCGCCGCCGATCCACGTCGCAGCGTCGCCGACCGCAGTTGAGATCATCGGATCAAAATGAAAATTAAGCGAATACAAGTGGTCGCCGTCGGTCTCGACCACGTCACGAATTATCCAGTAATCGCCCTTCAGAAACAGGATCGAACGAATGTGTGTTGCCGGCGATTCGAGGCGTTCGTAGCCATCGTGGGAACCCTCAAAGTAATCAAAACGGCCCGTGCTGATCCAGCGGTCAATCGTCGCATTGGCACGGGTCCGCCAGCCAAAAGTGTGAGCAGGATCTGACGACGAGAGGCCGTCGATCTCGAGCGTGTTGTGGGCCGACGTCGAGCGAAAGTAATCGCGCAGCTCACGGGATTCATGGTAGGTGTAGGTGCCCGAGTCGACCAATAGCGGTTGTCCGTTGATCGACGCTACGATGGACAAGGCGTCAGCGTGCCCGTGGCCGCCGGAGAGCGCGCCGACCTCGCCGGCATCAACGACCAAATAGTTATCTCCATCGCCCCAGCCGTCGCGCATTACGCAGTAGCCGCCTGCATTGAATTCTGCCGAGCCAATCGTAGGCTCAGCAGCACCCAGCCTGTCGAATGTGGCGATACCTTCGGGCCCGGTCAGCCAGAAAATATCCTGATTCATGCCGCCGCTGGCAAACTTATGGTCGGCCCGGTCAAAGATGATCGCGGAAACCGCCAGTGAGCCTCGAAAATCATCAGGCTGGGCGGTAGTTAGCGGCAGCATGCGTCCGCCGTCGTCATCTCCGATGAGCGGCGTCGTACCGTTAGGCTGCGTGACCGACATCATCCAGTCGAAAGCTGCCTGAAGCCGATCTTCGACCCTGGCAGCATCAGCACTCAGATAAGGGCCGCCAAAGAGCG is a genomic window of Chloracidobacterium sp. containing:
- a CDS encoding alginate lyase family protein — translated: MAKPLSRIKKVRSLDEIITRGGQAISAYRDQRGGFELPSNEGFAKLIDERQFGSAPIIAESLWQMFFKNGSERFFPSLQDRAVSVSAFRATFDDATAGRFIAQADSIVEGRIDLLGFKGLFVGTDIDWLREPLSAKRSPLKHWKEFDDLDTESGNKKIVWELNRHQHFFTLGVAFWLTGDERYGEVFARHLSSWIEQNPPGLGVNWSSSLEIAFRSMSWIWAFHFFRDSDHLTPTLFLDALKHLHRHGRHIERYLSKYYSPNTHLTGEGLGLYYLGTQLPFFKRAGKWRRLGEDILTAEIEKQILPDGVYFEQSLWYQRYSVDFYLHFVILRSLFGGPYLSADAARVEDRLQAAFDWMMSVTQPNGTTPLIGDDDGGRMLPLTTAQPDDFRGSLAVSAIIFDRADHKFASGGMNQDIFWLTGPEGIATFDRLGAAEPTIGSAEFNAGGYCVMRDGWGDGDNYLVVDAGEVGALSGGHGHADALSIVASINGQPLLVDSGTYTYHESRELRDYFRSTSAHNTLEIDGLSSSDPAHTFGWRTRANATIDRWISTGRFDYFEGSHDGYERLESPATHIRSILFLKGDYWIIRDVVETDGDHLYSLNFHFDPMISTAVGDAATWIGGDGHRIQTFGDNGTWEQKESWVSTNHGNRVNAPLMRFVSQGAGKQEFWTFILPADEHSVPEVIEVDSPTGRAFVIKHCGYSDTLLFNDDAGETVETAAFESDFRYSWSRLSHGETLPDEFVAIDGSLFVFGDTAVVDSSDVDHASGRRLGSDVYMTTDAGRSVRSI
- a CDS encoding glycosyltransferase family 4 protein, with amino-acid sequence MPLHILQLGPYPPPEGGITRNIIAIRDMLRERGHRCSIVATSRSARVDYEPDVHHPRSALALIRALRSLEYDILHLHIGGDVTRRVLALAFACTLLARGKCVLTLHSGGYPRSKEARAASPGSLRGRIFRRFDKVIGVSNDLADVFRAYGVPSDRIAVIPPYSLQPPDASVKVPGDILAFCESASPLLVAIGGLEIDYQPLFLLDAMEDISAQFPNARLVIVGDGALRSDVEAAIDLRQLDDRVLLTGNVGHSVSLHLMQAADIMLRTTLFDGDAISIREALFLGTPVIATDTGTRPGNVKLIPIGGRQELAAAVGQIFTSRQRQKLQGEADTTNIAAVVDLYERIAARATGRGRSADSI
- a CDS encoding glycosyltransferase family 1 protein, with the protein product MNGLISSSILRFLEHRAAIPNPDWSLLPGELHNVSVRWPTKYEWDAASDWVELLKVGFRRYATVELVDDIDQPYKGTVVIEIVMSGRRRKVAIGYSDYLPIDEDCAGKCDLYFKMQYDAKGYAASHVVPGGYVADGKMLYRRLGKLRKLRDRREYLNDVTGRFGLAYAREIREGATQLLAAQDRFGFEGGMNPIGYAEFLEEIGRSRICIDLPGLGPFCFRLVNYLAIGSCIIAYPHAALMHVPLVDREHIIYCKPDMSDLVELCEYYLDHDDEREQIARNARDFFDRYLHKDNLVRYYLRTCLDRLL
- a CDS encoding glycosyltransferase, which translates into the protein MKRRVLQFIGSFHQGGSERQAVALSQLLKREGSFDVFAATLNSEGILSLDMADAGISDIPEFRLRSFYDVNFFLQVGRCAKHLREQKIDVVHTHDFYSNIFGMAAATLAGVPVRIASKRETGMRTRAQDIIEGIAFGRAHAIVSNSKAARDMLAKRGFRNVSVIYNGTDVSRFDVNVDQVGARQVFGLPGSDIRLVTLVANLRHTVKNVPMLLRAAKQALKATEHVHFAIAGEGGLEGELKQLAVELGISQHVTFLGRCTDIPALLAASDVCVLTSDSEGLSNSLLEYMAAERPVVATDVGGAAEAVIDGETGYLIVPNDHSELAVQLLELLSDPDRARQMGRAGKARVMASFSESALLANTLGLYNSLLDR
- the asnB gene encoding asparagine synthase (glutamine-hydrolyzing), translated to MCGINGIAFSQESGRKVRERSLVAMRDILYHRGPDDGGVFVDDNIGLAMRRLAIVDVAHGAQPLMSGGQVIVYNGEIYNHAESRPGLIARGHTFTTHCDTETILHLYQEYGRDCVEHLRGMFAFAVWDKAKRELFIARDRFGVKPLYYVHADDGSLYFASEIKALLEVGAVKPEVNFNALPDQFGNHGTSGDETLFSGVKRLLPGHTMVWKDGKLNIREYWDLEFEPKNEVRSDAEYVEQWRDLFEESVRLRLMADVPLGMFLSGGIDSSAIAAMMSRMVDEPIKTFSVGFAEREANELEYARLVATTFGTDHHEITITPDEFFEALPKLVWHEDEPIGFVASVPLYFVSKLAQQHVKVVLTGEGSDEMMAGYGRYAKALKLLEYGEKYEALTPSFIRDAVRGGVATLPPGVGRKLGRTFLSREADIENLFFDNFAVFPKAMQKDLFNRETRERFENADPFAGQNKWLDKTDAEDVLDKLLYADTKTYLHELLMKQDQMSMAASIESRVPFLDHKLAEFTARMPREMKLRGGTTKWILREAMKRILPAEILDRPKMGFPVPVGRWFRGEYKHLVDEYVLSERTLARGIFDERFVRELVAKHNAGDNHDERLWALVNFEVWQRGFIDGE